In the Chlorobium limicola DSM 245 genome, one interval contains:
- a CDS encoding anaerobic ribonucleoside-triphosphate reductase activating protein — MPSYPFNGEEVRRELPVGGYIPQSFIDYPGCIAAVIFTVGCNFRCSYCHNPELVEPERTVVNRRIPFHEVVRLVGRNRSCLDGVVVTGGEPAMHASLPESLRTFRKLGLRVKLDTNGSYPEMLDLLLQERLVDCVALDIKAPLRPSRYEEVVGIPCSEAMMKRIERSCSLLLNSGIDLVFRSTLLKGIHASEDVEEMAAAAGNRLVLQRFRPERTLRPLAAGAFSDRELQALASRFSCVICSSG, encoded by the coding sequence ATGCCGTCGTACCCGTTCAACGGGGAGGAAGTGCGACGGGAACTTCCTGTTGGAGGCTATATCCCGCAGAGTTTTATCGATTATCCGGGGTGCATCGCGGCGGTGATTTTTACGGTCGGCTGCAATTTCCGCTGTTCCTACTGCCACAATCCCGAACTGGTCGAGCCGGAGAGAACCGTCGTGAACCGTCGGATTCCGTTTCATGAAGTGGTGCGGCTTGTCGGGCGTAACCGCTCCTGCCTCGACGGCGTGGTCGTTACCGGAGGCGAACCGGCCATGCATGCATCTCTTCCGGAATCGCTCCGCACGTTCAGGAAGCTCGGCCTGCGCGTCAAGCTCGATACCAACGGCTCCTATCCTGAGATGCTCGATCTGCTCCTGCAGGAGCGTCTCGTTGACTGTGTCGCTCTCGACATCAAGGCGCCGTTGCGGCCCAGCCGCTATGAAGAAGTTGTCGGGATTCCCTGTTCCGAAGCGATGATGAAGCGCATAGAGCGCTCCTGCTCGCTGCTCCTGAATTCCGGAATCGACCTGGTTTTCCGGAGTACTCTCCTGAAAGGGATTCATGCTTCGGAAGATGTGGAGGAGATGGCCGCTGCGGCGGGGAACCGTCTTGTCCTGCAGCGGTTCCGGCCGGAGAGAACGCTCAGGCCGCTTGCGGCGGGGGCGTTCAGCGACAGGGAGCTTCAGGCTCTGGCTTCCCGCTTCAGCTGCGTGATCTGCAGCTCCGGCTGA
- a CDS encoding type II toxin-antitoxin system Phd/YefM family antitoxin: MKITSDIRPITWLKANAALLLEQINETRRPVIITQNGEPKAVLQDPKSYEDMRNALGILKLIAQGEEDVRKGDVHEHGEVFDELEKQLRKPV, from the coding sequence ATGAAAATAACATCAGATATCAGGCCGATAACCTGGCTTAAGGCAAATGCGGCGTTACTGCTCGAGCAGATTAACGAAACACGCAGACCGGTAATCATTACTCAGAACGGTGAGCCTAAAGCGGTGCTTCAGGATCCGAAAAGTTATGAAGATATGCGCAATGCTCTCGGTATTCTGAAGCTGATTGCCCAGGGAGAGGAGGATGTGAGAAAAGGCGATGTGCATGAGCACGGCGAGGTTTTTGACGAACTGGAAAAGCAGTTGCGAAAGCCGGTATGA
- a CDS encoding energy-coupling factor ABC transporter permease — translation MKTILRPFTLLSRSIFLALFVLFLWSPDAHAMHIMEGFLPPSWSLFWWVLTLPFLVVGFRSLRKIVDANPRMKLLLAMAGAFAFVLSSLKIPSVTGSCSHPTGVGLGAVLFGPSVMSVLGVIVLLFQALLLAHGGLTTLGANAFSMAIAGPFVSYGIYRLMVMSKAPEWLAVFLAAAIGDLMTYVVTSLQLALAFPSVTGGIAASLGKFMTIFALTQVPLAISEGILTVMVFSAIREYASELFPASGTLAKEGV, via the coding sequence ATGAAAACAATCCTGCGGCCTTTCACGCTCTTGTCGCGTTCCATTTTTCTGGCTCTTTTCGTCCTTTTTCTCTGGAGTCCTGATGCCCATGCCATGCATATCATGGAAGGGTTTCTTCCTCCCTCCTGGAGCCTTTTCTGGTGGGTGCTGACCCTGCCGTTTCTTGTGGTGGGATTCCGCTCGCTCCGGAAAATCGTCGATGCCAATCCCCGGATGAAGCTGCTGCTCGCCATGGCGGGGGCTTTCGCGTTCGTACTCTCATCCCTGAAGATTCCCTCGGTAACCGGAAGCTGTTCCCACCCGACCGGTGTGGGGCTGGGCGCGGTATTGTTCGGGCCTTCGGTCATGAGCGTACTCGGCGTTATCGTGCTGCTCTTCCAGGCATTGCTGCTGGCGCATGGAGGTCTTACTACGCTCGGGGCCAATGCCTTTTCCATGGCTATAGCCGGCCCCTTTGTCTCTTACGGGATTTACCGGCTCATGGTAATGTCGAAGGCGCCGGAATGGCTTGCGGTATTTCTTGCCGCGGCTATCGGGGATCTGATGACCTATGTGGTCACCTCGCTGCAGCTCGCCCTTGCCTTTCCCTCCGTTACCGGCGGCATCGCGGCATCGCTGGGAAAGTTCATGACCATTTTCGCACTGACTCAGGTGCCGCTGGCCATCAGCGAGGGAATCCTGACGGTCATGGTGTTCAGCGCGATCAGGGAGTACGCCTCGGAGCTGTTTCCGGCTTCGGGAACGCTTGCAAAGGAGGGTGTGTGA
- a CDS encoding LysE family translocator codes for MLTYLIWGIGYGFAAAMQPGQFQAYLMAQTLRQGWRKTLPMIFAPLLSDGPVIVIVLLALSRLPVWWLQVLRFAGGLFALYLAAGTFRALRDFQPVQESPPSGERQNLFRAVLVNLLNPGPYLFWSLVTGPLLLAGWKVTPLYGIGLLAGFYVTIMVTLAGFIMLLSGSGKLGPRANRFLLGISGLALAAFGIFQIFSSL; via the coding sequence ATGCTCACTTATCTGATCTGGGGAATTGGATACGGTTTCGCCGCAGCCATGCAGCCGGGGCAGTTTCAGGCTTATCTCATGGCGCAGACGCTTCGTCAGGGGTGGCGGAAAACCCTTCCCATGATCTTTGCGCCCCTGCTGAGTGACGGTCCGGTGATCGTCATCGTCCTGCTTGCCTTGAGCCGGCTGCCGGTCTGGTGGCTGCAGGTTTTGCGTTTTGCCGGAGGTCTCTTCGCACTGTATCTGGCAGCGGGTACGTTCCGTGCATTACGGGACTTTCAGCCTGTGCAGGAGAGTCCGCCATCCGGTGAAAGGCAAAATCTGTTTCGGGCCGTTCTGGTGAACCTGCTTAATCCCGGACCATACCTCTTCTGGAGCCTCGTGACAGGGCCGCTGCTGCTGGCGGGATGGAAGGTAACGCCGCTGTACGGCATTGGATTGCTGGCGGGATTTTATGTGACGATCATGGTGACGCTTGCAGGATTCATAATGCTTTTATCCGGCTCAGGCAAACTCGGACCCAGGGCAAACCGGTTTCTGCTCGGTATATCGGGCCTTGCATTAGCCGCCTTCGGCATCTTTCAGATATTCTCCTCCCTGTAA
- the cbiQ gene encoding cobalt ECF transporter T component CbiQ, giving the protein MITLDRYTAASPLRRVDPLVKLSFALPPLLLCLWADRIALSLLVLLAMGAATVFAGRVSARIFIGLLALPLAFLFAGAAGVAVDFSPDPDRFAVAMPVGGVYAGLTASGLDRAFRLFFRAMGSVSCMYFIALTTPPETLFHAARRLRVPELLIEMAGLVYRFLFILLDSAGRIRLAQESRLGYVDLQASFRSLAVLSSALFLIAARRADECYTALECRGYEGTLRVLHEPCERPRSFLLLLAGVHGLLAVAILLIWRYPEMFPW; this is encoded by the coding sequence ATGATCACGCTTGACCGGTATACGGCGGCCTCACCGCTCAGAAGGGTGGACCCGCTCGTGAAGCTCTCTTTCGCGCTCCCGCCACTGCTGCTCTGCCTCTGGGCAGACCGCATTGCGCTATCGCTGCTCGTGCTGCTTGCGATGGGAGCGGCGACGGTTTTCGCAGGAAGGGTCTCCGCGCGTATCTTCATCGGTCTGCTCGCGCTTCCCCTGGCGTTTCTTTTTGCGGGAGCGGCAGGGGTGGCTGTCGATTTCAGTCCCGATCCGGACCGGTTTGCCGTCGCCATGCCGGTCGGCGGCGTTTACGCCGGTCTGACGGCGTCGGGACTCGACAGGGCCTTTCGGCTGTTTTTCCGGGCCATGGGGTCGGTTTCCTGCATGTATTTCATCGCGCTTACCACTCCTCCGGAAACCCTTTTTCATGCGGCGCGGCGGCTCCGCGTTCCGGAGCTCCTTATCGAGATGGCCGGCCTCGTCTACCGGTTTCTTTTCATTCTGCTCGACAGCGCCGGACGGATCCGTCTGGCGCAGGAATCCCGTCTGGGCTATGTCGATCTGCAGGCATCGTTCCGTTCGCTTGCGGTGCTTTCCTCGGCGCTTTTTCTCATAGCCGCAAGGCGCGCCGACGAGTGCTATACGGCGCTTGAATGCCGGGGTTATGAGGGTACGCTCAGGGTGCTTCACGAGCCTTGTGAACGGCCCCGTTCCTTTCTCCTGCTGCTTGCCGGAGTTCACGGCCTGCTTGCCGTCGCCATTTTGCTCATCTGGCGGTATCCGGAGATGTTCCCATGGTGA
- a CDS encoding type II toxin-antitoxin system RelE/ParE family toxin, protein MVPELLDQGINFYRELLIQHWRLLYRISEDRVFILSIIDSRRNVEDILLHRFLGL, encoded by the coding sequence ATTGTTCCGGAGCTTCTCGATCAGGGGATCAATTTCTACCGGGAGTTGTTGATTCAGCATTGGCGTCTTCTATACCGGATTTCTGAGGATCGAGTTTTTATTCTTTCAATTATCGATAGCCGCAGAAACGTCGAGGATATTCTGCTTCATCGTTTTCTTGGTTTATGA
- a CDS encoding transporter, whose product MLKKMIPALSLLLCASPLYAAHPLVSDDTGTQGQGNWQLELNSEFFSDRSREGGITQKESGGEVSAALSFGLSDCIDLVVNCPLAWYEVKEDGVVAADESGIGDLSVELKWRFFDDDQNGFSLALKPGLSLPTGDEHKGLGSGEISGGVLLIATKASGPLTLHANAGYTRNGYALQEDEEGLRKDIWSASLAGEYELSEKLRAVADIGMATNEEKGSAEHPAFLLGGLIYSASENLDLDCGFKAGLNDAETDSTFLFGMATRF is encoded by the coding sequence ATGCTAAAAAAAATGATTCCGGCACTGTCGCTGCTTTTATGTGCAAGCCCGCTGTATGCAGCCCATCCACTCGTTTCCGACGATACCGGGACGCAGGGGCAGGGCAACTGGCAGCTGGAGCTTAACAGTGAGTTTTTTTCTGACAGATCCCGTGAGGGGGGCATTACACAGAAAGAGAGCGGGGGCGAGGTATCGGCTGCGCTTTCCTTCGGGTTGTCCGACTGTATCGATCTGGTCGTCAACTGTCCGCTCGCATGGTACGAGGTGAAGGAGGACGGTGTTGTCGCTGCCGATGAGAGCGGGATCGGCGATCTGTCGGTTGAACTGAAATGGCGCTTTTTCGACGATGACCAGAACGGATTCAGTCTTGCGCTGAAGCCGGGTCTCTCTCTGCCCACCGGGGATGAGCACAAAGGGCTCGGCAGCGGCGAGATCTCCGGGGGAGTTTTGCTGATAGCGACCAAAGCGTCGGGCCCGCTGACGCTGCACGCAAATGCCGGCTACACACGTAACGGTTACGCTCTGCAGGAAGACGAGGAGGGATTGCGCAAGGATATCTGGAGCGCATCACTTGCCGGAGAGTACGAGCTGAGCGAAAAACTGCGCGCTGTGGCCGATATCGGCATGGCGACTAACGAGGAGAAGGGAAGCGCTGAACATCCGGCTTTTCTGCTCGGCGGCCTGATCTACAGCGCTTCCGAAAATCTCGATCTCGATTGCGGTTTCAAAGCCGGCCTGAACGACGCGGAAACCGACAGCACGTTTCTGTTTGGTATGGCAACCCGTTTTTAA
- a CDS encoding energy-coupling factor ABC transporter substrate-binding protein, giving the protein MKHIVLIAIVVALAAAPLMSLKHAEFGGADGQAEEAITELHPEYKPWFAPFWEPPGGEVESLLFALQAALGAGVLGYGLGFLRGRHDSSEPA; this is encoded by the coding sequence ATGAAACATATCGTATTGATCGCCATTGTCGTAGCGCTTGCCGCAGCGCCGCTGATGAGCCTGAAGCATGCCGAGTTCGGCGGGGCCGACGGTCAGGCCGAAGAGGCCATAACGGAGCTGCATCCGGAGTACAAGCCCTGGTTCGCGCCCTTCTGGGAACCTCCGGGCGGTGAGGTCGAAAGTCTGCTTTTTGCACTTCAGGCCGCTCTTGGCGCTGGGGTGCTGGGTTATGGTCTGGGCTTCCTTCGCGGCAGGCACGACAGCAGCGAACCGGCATGA
- the metE gene encoding 5-methyltetrahydropteroyltriglutamate--homocysteine S-methyltransferase has protein sequence MSVMLGAVSGRYEPLRQHFSDLDLYFAMCRGYQRPGFDVTAMEMTKWFDTNYHYLVPEFTAGQHFCYASRKAVAEFLEARAFGVAYPKAVLIGPVSYLLLGREKGKGFHRLDLIDRLLPVYLAVLEDLRHNGCFWLQFDEPFLVTDLDEQTREIYRDVYRYLKQHFPDMHFLLATYFGGLGDNLQTALSLPVDTLHVDAVNGYNEFPLLFSELPAGMNLSLGLVDGRNIWSNRVEESLGILGLAVKSIGKERLMVSSSCSLLHVPYDLDLEPDGGSLPDFVKPWLAFARQKLDEIRLLADLMEDEVSDTAFHALSDHLNRSETRRHSPALRNEEVRRRTDAFSRQNVGRREPFHVRNLIQSELLRLPALPATMIGSLPQTDALRLLRKRYRSGAVTRDAYESGVSSMIADAIHWQESVGLDVLVHGEFERTDMVEYFAEHLEGIAFTANGWVQSYGTRAVKPPVIYGDVSRKDPVTLGWTVYAQSLTNKPVKGMLTGPVTILKWSFVRNDQPLRETAMQVALALRDEVLDLELAGIGIIQIDEPGIREGLPLKKAGRADYLEWAVRAFALCSGGVAPATQIHTHMCYADYGDILDALVRMDADVLTIETARSDMRVLADFAACDYPNQLGPGIYDIHSPRVPSVKEMHDLLIRAMQYLRPEQIWVNPDCGLKTRKWEEVRPAIGHMVKAAKKLRRHLPSYECIRTGR, from the coding sequence ATGAGTGTCATGCTTGGCGCGGTTTCTGGGCGATACGAGCCGCTTCGGCAGCATTTTTCCGATCTCGATCTCTATTTCGCCATGTGCCGCGGTTATCAGCGGCCCGGTTTCGATGTGACGGCAATGGAGATGACCAAATGGTTCGATACCAATTACCACTATCTCGTTCCGGAGTTTACCGCGGGCCAGCACTTCTGTTATGCTTCCCGAAAAGCTGTTGCGGAGTTTCTTGAGGCCAGGGCGTTCGGCGTGGCATATCCGAAGGCGGTGCTGATCGGGCCGGTCAGCTATCTGTTGCTCGGGCGCGAGAAAGGGAAGGGTTTTCACCGTCTCGATCTCATTGACCGCCTGCTGCCGGTTTATCTTGCCGTTCTCGAGGACCTGCGACATAACGGCTGTTTCTGGTTACAGTTTGACGAACCCTTTCTGGTTACCGATCTCGACGAGCAAACCCGGGAGATCTATCGCGATGTTTACCGGTATCTGAAGCAGCATTTTCCTGATATGCATTTTCTTCTTGCCACCTATTTCGGAGGTCTCGGCGACAATCTTCAAACGGCGTTATCGTTGCCGGTCGATACGCTGCATGTGGATGCCGTCAACGGGTATAACGAGTTTCCTCTGCTGTTCAGTGAACTTCCGGCGGGCATGAATCTTTCGCTCGGTCTCGTTGACGGAAGGAATATCTGGTCGAACAGGGTTGAAGAGTCGCTCGGAATACTCGGCCTTGCGGTTAAGTCGATCGGAAAAGAACGCCTCATGGTTTCCTCTTCATGCTCTCTCCTACATGTTCCCTATGACCTCGATCTTGAACCCGATGGCGGATCTCTGCCTGATTTCGTGAAGCCGTGGCTTGCTTTTGCCCGCCAGAAGCTTGACGAGATCAGGCTGCTTGCCGATCTCATGGAGGACGAGGTTTCGGATACGGCGTTTCATGCGCTTTCCGATCATCTGAACAGGTCTGAAACAAGGCGTCATTCGCCAGCGCTGCGTAATGAGGAGGTGCGCAGAAGAACGGATGCGTTCTCCCGTCAGAACGTCGGAAGGCGGGAGCCGTTCCATGTACGAAATCTGATCCAGAGCGAGTTGCTGCGTCTGCCGGCTCTTCCTGCAACGATGATCGGATCACTGCCGCAGACCGACGCTCTCCGCTTGCTGAGAAAACGGTATCGGAGCGGAGCGGTTACCCGCGATGCATACGAATCCGGCGTCAGCAGCATGATTGCCGATGCGATTCATTGGCAGGAGTCGGTTGGTCTCGATGTTCTTGTTCATGGTGAATTTGAACGGACCGATATGGTGGAGTATTTCGCCGAGCACCTTGAAGGAATTGCATTTACGGCTAACGGTTGGGTGCAGAGTTACGGGACAAGGGCGGTGAAACCTCCGGTCATATACGGGGATGTCAGCCGGAAGGATCCCGTCACTCTCGGGTGGACGGTGTATGCCCAGAGCCTGACGAACAAGCCGGTCAAGGGGATGCTTACCGGACCGGTCACGATCCTGAAATGGTCTTTCGTCAGGAATGACCAGCCGTTGCGCGAGACCGCCATGCAGGTTGCGCTCGCCTTGCGGGATGAGGTGCTCGACCTCGAGTTGGCCGGAATCGGCATTATCCAGATCGACGAACCCGGAATCCGCGAAGGACTGCCCTTGAAAAAAGCGGGACGCGCGGACTATCTGGAGTGGGCGGTACGAGCGTTCGCCCTCTGTTCGGGAGGGGTTGCGCCTGCAACCCAGATTCACACGCACATGTGTTATGCCGATTATGGCGACATTCTCGATGCCCTTGTCCGCATGGATGCCGATGTGCTGACCATCGAGACGGCGCGTTCCGATATGAGGGTCCTTGCCGACTTCGCTGCCTGCGACTATCCGAACCAGCTTGGGCCTGGTATCTACGATATCCACTCTCCAAGGGTTCCTTCGGTAAAGGAGATGCATGATTTACTGATTCGCGCGATGCAGTACCTCCGGCCTGAGCAGATATGGGTAAACCCTGACTGCGGGTTGAAGACAAGAAAATGGGAAGAGGTTCGCCCGGCAATCGGGCATATGGTAAAAGCGGCAAAAAAGCTTCGACGTCATCTGCCGTCGTACGAATGCATTCGTACCGGACGCTGA
- a CDS encoding ribonucleoside triphosphate reductase, producing the protein MDPHTMVCREVIKRDGRKVPFDAEKIVYAVFRALRAVGRADRAKAAVIADDAIRQLYNPCAGTVPSVEDIQDMAEKSLFLHREFDAAKAYIIYRHQHQYMREAKEMFSNIDVVDSYLDIEDWRVRESANSSWSLQGLNQHISTLVSAQYWLNRIYPPEISDAHTSGLMHIHDLGFLSVYCVGWDLEDLLISGFMGVAGHAASKPARHLRSALGQIVNFFYTMQGEAAGAQAFSNFDTLLAPFIRYDRLDYDGVRQCLQEFFFNMNVPTRVGFQTPFTNLTLDLRVPEMLKDRAVIIGGKPMDCTYGDFQQEMDTFNRAYADVMLEGDSNGAVFSFPIPTYNITKDFDWDNPLYDGIWKMTARYGIPYFSNFVNSSMSPDDVRSMCCRLRLDKRELQKKGGGLFGSNPLTGSVGVVTMNMPRIGYESKGEAELFERLSHTMELAKSSLEIKRKLVERLTGEGLYPYSRFYLRNLREKNGRYWDNHFSTIGITGMNECCLNFLGCTIAEPEGRRFALQVMDFMRQKLAAFQEETGNSYNLEATPAESTAYRLARIDKSRYPDIVTANESAVKSGAEPYYTNSTQLPVGYTDDLFEALRLQDEVQSRYTGGTVFHAFIGERELPFEGVKRFVRTVTDNFTLPYITLSPTFSICPTHGYLFGEHEWCPECAATGKERRCTVYTRIVGYLRPVSQWNPGKQSEFADRKLFAVQMAEEEPLCETEGH; encoded by the coding sequence ATGGATCCACATACCATGGTTTGTCGGGAGGTTATCAAGCGGGACGGGCGAAAAGTCCCGTTCGATGCCGAAAAGATAGTCTATGCCGTGTTCAGGGCGTTACGGGCAGTCGGGCGGGCCGATCGCGCCAAAGCTGCCGTGATTGCCGATGACGCAATCAGGCAGCTGTACAACCCGTGTGCCGGCACGGTTCCTTCGGTGGAGGATATTCAGGATATGGCCGAAAAGTCTCTTTTTCTGCATCGGGAGTTCGATGCGGCCAAGGCCTATATCATCTACCGGCACCAGCATCAGTATATGCGGGAAGCGAAAGAGATGTTCAGCAATATTGACGTTGTCGACAGCTATCTCGATATCGAGGACTGGAGGGTGCGGGAGAGCGCCAACTCCTCATGGTCGCTGCAGGGGCTCAACCAGCATATATCGACTCTCGTCAGTGCGCAATACTGGCTCAACCGGATTTATCCGCCTGAAATCAGCGATGCGCATACTTCAGGGCTCATGCACATCCACGATCTGGGGTTCCTGAGCGTCTATTGCGTCGGCTGGGATCTCGAGGACCTTCTGATCAGCGGGTTTATGGGCGTTGCAGGGCATGCGGCAAGCAAGCCCGCAAGGCATTTGCGGTCGGCTCTCGGCCAGATCGTCAATTTTTTCTATACCATGCAGGGGGAGGCCGCCGGCGCGCAGGCATTTTCGAACTTCGATACCCTGCTCGCTCCCTTCATCAGATACGACCGGCTCGATTACGATGGGGTCAGGCAGTGTCTGCAGGAGTTCTTTTTCAATATGAACGTGCCGACCAGGGTCGGGTTTCAGACCCCCTTTACCAATCTGACCCTCGATCTCAGGGTGCCTGAAATGCTGAAAGACAGGGCCGTCATCATTGGCGGCAAGCCGATGGATTGCACGTACGGGGATTTTCAGCAGGAGATGGATACCTTCAATCGCGCCTATGCCGATGTCATGCTCGAAGGCGACTCGAACGGCGCTGTTTTTTCGTTTCCCATACCGACCTACAACATCACGAAGGATTTCGACTGGGACAACCCGCTCTATGACGGGATATGGAAAATGACGGCGCGTTACGGGATTCCATACTTCTCGAATTTCGTGAACTCGTCGATGAGTCCTGACGATGTTCGCAGCATGTGCTGCCGCCTGAGGCTCGACAAGCGCGAACTGCAGAAAAAGGGAGGGGGGCTGTTCGGGTCGAACCCTTTGACCGGATCCGTCGGCGTCGTGACCATGAACATGCCGAGAATCGGCTACGAGTCGAAAGGTGAGGCCGAGTTGTTCGAACGGCTTTCGCATACGATGGAACTGGCCAAAAGCAGTCTTGAAATCAAGCGGAAATTGGTCGAGCGTCTTACCGGGGAGGGGCTCTACCCGTACTCCCGTTTTTATCTGCGCAATCTCCGCGAGAAAAACGGACGCTACTGGGACAACCATTTCTCGACCATCGGCATTACCGGTATGAACGAGTGCTGCCTGAACTTTCTGGGCTGCACGATAGCTGAGCCGGAGGGACGCCGGTTCGCCCTTCAGGTGATGGATTTCATGCGGCAAAAGCTGGCGGCTTTCCAGGAGGAGACCGGCAATAGCTACAATCTCGAAGCCACCCCGGCCGAAAGTACGGCGTACCGTCTTGCACGCATCGACAAATCCCGTTATCCGGATATCGTTACGGCCAACGAGTCTGCCGTGAAGAGCGGCGCAGAGCCTTATTACACCAATTCGACGCAGCTTCCGGTCGGTTACACCGACGATCTGTTCGAAGCGCTCAGGCTTCAGGATGAGGTGCAGTCGCGTTATACGGGAGGAACGGTATTCCATGCCTTTATCGGCGAACGCGAGCTTCCGTTCGAGGGCGTCAAACGGTTCGTTAGGACGGTGACCGATAATTTTACGTTGCCCTATATCACCCTGTCGCCGACGTTCAGCATCTGTCCGACCCACGGATATCTGTTCGGCGAGCATGAATGGTGTCCGGAATGCGCGGCAACGGGAAAGGAACGGCGCTGCACCGTCTATACGCGAATTGTCGGTTATCTCAGGCCTGTCAGTCAGTGGAATCCGGGCAAGCAGAGCGAGTTTGCCGACAGGAAGCTGTTTGCCGTGCAGATGGCTGAGGAAGAACCTTTGTGTGAAACGGAGGGGCATTGA
- a CDS encoding IS1634 family transposase yields the protein MAFRVHHHNKKTGVTYVYEAVSIWDKELKQARNKQVCVGKIDPVSGEFVPSKRLDPKQAAVRDPAVTASVQVVGPAFVLEPIAERIGLRSILKSAFPESHEQLFAMASYLATEGGALCLCASWAKGHLPDLVPSLSSQRISELLAAISVDRKQTFFAKWMKKRMADDYLCYDITSISSYSELNEFVKYGYNRDEEQLPQINLAMLFGQKSGLPVYYHRTPGNINDVSTLHNLVETFKALEVGRMHYVMDKGFYSRKNVDDLVAHRDHFTLSVPLNNRWVQQAIDEIHDTIHGPEGYRKLDDEILYVNSRLYPWGTRRCYLHLYYNAGNRARAIDSFNESLLEYREELESGHLLAAHQKAYDEFFIVKTTPKRGTKVSYNTEAITRHISRYAGFQALLSSGIKDPVEALRVYRDKDSVEKCFDDLKNSLDMKRLRMHSSATVDGRLFVQFIALILMSALRKQMRESGLIEHYTVRELLMEMDTLTRINYSGKYGHILTELTKPQRQILKALDIPIHDLSEA from the coding sequence ATGGCTTTTCGAGTTCATCATCACAACAAGAAGACTGGCGTCACCTATGTCTACGAGGCGGTCTCCATCTGGGACAAGGAGCTCAAGCAGGCCAGGAACAAGCAGGTCTGCGTCGGCAAGATCGATCCGGTGAGCGGTGAGTTCGTGCCGTCAAAGCGGCTTGATCCTAAACAGGCTGCCGTTCGTGATCCTGCCGTGACCGCATCGGTGCAGGTAGTCGGGCCAGCCTTTGTGCTTGAGCCGATCGCTGAGCGCATCGGATTGCGCTCCATCCTGAAGTCGGCATTCCCGGAGTCGCATGAGCAACTCTTTGCCATGGCCTCTTATCTGGCTACCGAGGGCGGCGCATTGTGCTTGTGTGCATCATGGGCAAAGGGTCATCTGCCGGACCTTGTCCCATCGCTCTCCAGTCAGCGCATCAGTGAATTGCTGGCCGCCATCAGCGTAGACCGGAAGCAGACCTTTTTCGCCAAGTGGATGAAGAAGCGCATGGCGGATGATTACCTCTGCTACGACATTACTTCGATCTCTTCTTACTCGGAGCTGAACGAGTTTGTCAAGTACGGCTACAATCGGGATGAGGAGCAACTGCCCCAGATCAACCTGGCCATGCTGTTCGGCCAGAAGTCAGGTCTGCCGGTCTACTACCACCGCACTCCGGGTAATATCAACGACGTCTCGACATTGCATAACCTGGTCGAGACCTTCAAGGCGCTGGAAGTCGGCAGGATGCATTATGTGATGGATAAAGGCTTCTACAGCAGGAAGAACGTCGATGACCTGGTGGCCCATCGTGACCACTTTACCCTTTCGGTGCCGCTGAACAACCGGTGGGTACAACAGGCTATCGACGAGATCCATGACACCATCCACGGGCCTGAAGGGTACCGGAAGCTTGACGATGAAATCCTGTACGTGAACTCGCGGCTTTATCCTTGGGGAACCCGCCGGTGCTACCTGCACCTGTACTACAACGCCGGCAACCGAGCCCGGGCGATCGACAGCTTCAACGAGTCGCTATTGGAGTACCGGGAAGAGCTTGAATCCGGCCATCTGCTTGCAGCCCATCAGAAGGCCTATGACGAGTTCTTCATCGTCAAGACAACGCCGAAACGCGGGACGAAGGTCTCGTACAACACTGAGGCGATTACGCGTCACATCAGCCGGTATGCTGGATTCCAGGCGCTACTCTCCAGCGGCATCAAAGATCCGGTCGAGGCTCTTCGGGTCTATCGTGACAAAGATTCGGTTGAGAAGTGTTTCGACGACCTGAAGAACAGCCTTGACATGAAGCGGTTGAGGATGCATTCCTCGGCAACAGTCGATGGGCGCTTGTTCGTCCAGTTTATCGCCCTGATCCTTATGAGCGCCCTGCGTAAGCAGATGCGGGAATCAGGATTGATTGAACACTACACGGTCAGGGAGCTGCTCATGGAAATGGATACCCTGACCAGGATCAACTACTCCGGCAAGTACGGCCACATCCTGACCGAACTGACCAAGCCGCAACGACAGATACTCAAGGCACTCGACATTCCGATACATGACCTGAGCGAGGCATAG